A window from Aeromonas rivipollensis encodes these proteins:
- a CDS encoding N-acetyltransferase, whose protein sequence is MQPSPVLRIATHADMHAIWQIDADVFGEDVYPAFFFRQAMDLWPALLIVAELEGRLLGYALGGLGQDRSQGWLLSLAVRPEARGFGLAERMMLRVEQALAELQVARVRLTVDPANPAQRLYLRLGYALLAEEPGYFGPGEDRLLLEKALT, encoded by the coding sequence ATGCAGCCGTCCCCCGTTTTGCGCATTGCCACCCACGCCGACATGCACGCCATCTGGCAGATCGACGCCGACGTCTTCGGGGAGGATGTCTACCCCGCCTTCTTCTTCCGTCAGGCCATGGATCTCTGGCCCGCCTTGCTGATCGTGGCGGAGCTGGAGGGCAGGCTGCTGGGTTATGCCCTGGGGGGCCTGGGTCAGGATCGGTCTCAGGGCTGGCTGCTCTCTCTGGCGGTGCGGCCCGAGGCCCGCGGCTTTGGCCTGGCCGAGCGCATGATGCTGCGGGTGGAGCAGGCACTGGCAGAGCTGCAGGTGGCACGAGTCAGGCTGACCGTGGATCCGGCCAATCCGGCCCAGCGCCTCTACTTGCGCCTCGGCTACGCCCTGCTGGCCGAGGAGCCCGGCTATTTCGGCCCCGGGGAGGATCGCCTGCTGCTGGAAAAGGCCCTGACCTGA
- a CDS encoding glycine zipper 2TM domain-containing protein, whose amino-acid sequence MLKRIALVTLLAATTAITGCANSDVYSGDVYTKDRAKQVQTVSYGTIVSTRPVKIQADENSLIGTIGGAVVGGLLGSTIGGGTGQDIATAGGAIAGAAAGKAAGDKLNQVDGVELEIKKENGESIVVVQKASPTFVPGARVRMTQGNGSINVAVVN is encoded by the coding sequence ATGTTGAAACGTATCGCTCTCGTCACCCTGCTGGCCGCCACCACCGCCATCACCGGCTGTGCCAACAGCGACGTCTACTCCGGCGATGTCTACACCAAGGATCGCGCCAAGCAGGTCCAGACCGTCAGCTACGGCACCATAGTCTCCACCCGTCCGGTGAAGATCCAGGCCGATGAGAACTCCCTGATCGGCACCATAGGCGGCGCCGTGGTCGGTGGCCTGCTGGGTAGCACCATCGGCGGCGGCACAGGCCAGGACATCGCCACGGCCGGGGGGGCCATAGCGGGTGCCGCCGCCGGCAAGGCCGCCGGTGACAAGCTCAACCAGGTGGATGGCGTCGAGCTCGAGATCAAGAAAGAGAATGGCGAATCCATCGTCGTGGTGCAAAAGGCCAGCCCCACCTTCGTGCCCGGCGCCCGGGTCCGCATGACCCAGGGCAATGGCAGCATCAACGTGGCCGTGGTGAACTGA